A genomic window from Salvia miltiorrhiza cultivar Shanhuang (shh) chromosome 5, IMPLAD_Smil_shh, whole genome shotgun sequence includes:
- the LOC130985117 gene encoding uncharacterized protein LOC130985117 has translation MFWRMAGLSTASPVETILDKDDFTLEELLDEDEIIQECKALNGRLINFLRERAKVKQLVQYIVEEPPEGAEKERTFKFPFVACEIFTCEVDIILKALIEDEELMDLLFSFLEPERPHSTLLAGYFSKVVVCLLLRKTTPLMNYIRAHQDIIRRLVDLIGITSIMEVLIRLIGADEHIYTNCADSMQWLEDMNVLEMIVDKFSSSDCPEVHANAAETLCAITRYAPPGLSSKISSPSFIERLFRHALEDSRPKSVLVNLLSVCISLLDPKRLTSGTYYMYTRQMTHGSGTAASPETVRGMLDGLGDLLKLLDISSEDRVLLTTYGKLQPPLGKHRLKIIEFISVLVTVSNEVAEKELIRLGAVKRILELFFEYPYNNFLHYHVEHIVLSCLESKNPQFVEHLLHDCNLVGRILEAEKNFTLTVDTTKPTISSEGRKPPRIGNIGHLTRIANKLVQLGNSNSDIETFLQENSDWVDWQTNVLLKRNAVENVFQWACGRPTALQDRNRDSDDDDYQDRDYDVAALANNLSQAFRYGIYSNDDTEQAHGSIERDDEDVYFDDESAEVVISSLRLGDDHESGSLFTNSNWFAFEDGRTVDEHGTAPVASSSPNTEGRDGVGGADNVVVEEDADLADTAAAEPSEEKSNAVDVMPTKLLDGSLESETSSSDKPPEWVEWRESSGSFENPPPSNTANTSDDAEQLPSLPNGELQVALEDQPDKTAHEPAETCQTESDDTKESSTNPSQSTQATEGNLTIEGDDSSGPTEREKKDD, from the exons ATGTTCTGGCGCATGGCTGGTCTCTCCACTGCATCCCCA GTGGAGACCATCTTGGATAAAGATGATTTTACACTGGAGGAGCTATTGGATGAGGATGAAATCATTCAGGAATGCAAAGCTCTTAATGGCCGTCTCATTAATTT TTTGCGGGAAAGAGCTAAAGTAAAACAACTGGTTCAATACATTGTGGAAGAACCTCCAGAAGGTGCCGAAAAAGAACGAACATTCAA GTTTCCTTTTGTTGCTTGTGAGATTTTCACTTGTGAGGTTGATATAATACTTAAGGCCTTGATAGAGGATGAGGAG TTAATGGACCtgctgttttcctttttggaaccTGAGCGTCCCCATAGCACTTTGTTGGCTGGTTATTTCAGCAAG GTTGTTGTGTGCCTCTTACTGCGGAAGACAACTCCTTTAATGAACTACATACGA GCTCATCAGGATATCATTAGAAGGCTAGTTGACCTAATTGGAATTACTTCTATAATGGAG GTTTTAATTCGTCTCATCGGCGCTGATGAACATATTTATACCAACTGTGCGGACTCTATGCAGTGGTTGGAAGATATGAATGTGCTGGAAATGATTGTTGACAAATTTAGTTCATCT GACTGCCCTGAAGTACATGCTAATGCTGCAGAAACACTTTGTGCAATCACTCGATATGCTCCGCCAGGACTATCTTCAAAAATCTCCAGCCCAAG TTTTATCGAAAGACTGTTCCGACACGCACTGGAGGACTCACGGCCAAAATCTGTTTTGGTTAACTTGCTGTCCGTCTGTATATCCTTGCTAGACCCAAAGAGGTTAACTTCAGGAACATATTACATGTATACCCGTCAAATGACACATGGATCAGGAACTGCTGCTAGTCCTGAAACTGTCCGAGGCATGCTAGATGGACTAG GTGATTTGCTCAAGCTTTTGGATATTTCATCGGAGGATCGTGTCTTGCTAACTACTTATGGCAAATTGCAACCCCCACTAGGAAAGCATCGTTTGAAG ATTATAGAATTCATCTCAGTCTTGGTCACTGTTAGCAATGAAGTTGCAGAAAAGGAATTGATTCGCCTGGGTGCTGTGAAGCGTATTCTGGAATTGTTTTTTGA GTATCCATACAATAATTTCTTGCACTATCATGTGGAACACATTGTATTATCTTGCCTTGAGAGTAAGAACCCTCAGTTTGTGGAACATCTGCTTCATGATTGTAATCTTGTTGGGAGGATTCTTGAAGCAGAAAAAAACTTCACTTTGACTGTTGATACGACCAAG CCTACTATATCCTCGGAGGGAAGAAAACCACCCAGGATAGGGAATATTGGTCACCTAACCCGTATTGCTAATAAACTTGTCCAATTGGGGAATAGCAACAGTGACATAGAGACATTTCTGCAG GAGAATAGTGATTGGGTTGATTGGCAAACAAATGTCCTGCTTAAGCGGAATGCTGTGGAGAATGTCTTCCAGTGGGCTTGCGG GAGGCCCACTGCACTTCAGGATCGGAATAGAgatagtgatgatgatgattatcAAGATAGAGATTATGATGTTGCAGCATTGGCAAATAATTTGAGCCAGGCCTTCCGATATGGAATCTACAGTAATGATGATACTGAGCAG GCTCATGGTTCGATTGAGCGGGATGATGAG GATGTTTACTTTGACGATGAATCTGCTGAGGTTGTCATTTCTTCACTTAGGTTGGGCGATGACCATGAAAG CGGATCCCTCTTTACAAATTCCAATTGGTTTGCGTTTGAAGATGGGAGAACTGTTGATGAGCATGGGACTGCTCCAGTTGCTTCTTCATCCCCCAACACCGAAGGTCGCGATGGTGTTGGAGGAGCTGATAACGTGGTTGTCGAGGAAGATGCGGACTTGGCAGATACTGCCGCAGCAGAACCTTCCGAGGAGAAATCAAATGCTGTTGATGTCATGCCTACTAAATTGTTGGATGGTTCCTTAGAAAGTGAGACTAGTTCATCCGACAAACCACCCGAGTGGGTCGAGTGGAGGGAAAGTTCCGGTTCTTTTGAAAACCCTCCGCCCTCTAATACTGCAAACACATCTGATGATGCAGAGCAACTCCCATCTTTACCCAATGGCGAACTGCAGGTGGCATTAGAGGATCAACCCGATAAAACGGCTCATGAGCCTGCAGAAACTTGCCAGACTGAAAGTGATGATACAAAAGAGTCGTCTACCAATCCTTCACAATCCACACAAGCGACTGAAGGGAACCTAACTATTGAAGGGGACGACTCTTCTGGACCTACGGAACGTGAAAAAAAGGATGACTGA